The following are from one region of the Littorina saxatilis isolate snail1 linkage group LG4, US_GU_Lsax_2.0, whole genome shotgun sequence genome:
- the LOC138964213 gene encoding uncharacterized protein: protein MDPNSYQPGFQYGLQQFNLAPPSTATAPPMQTMHMPVGVGSEGEASFNDSGYFSSPPRSHFTNLTNQLRGTNPAQQTASHARRASPTKQHGTAVSDLMGAPRPSWQEDFPSVSDEWDKNFINNFEENLFGFDASDLNHMVDGILGSPYKSSMASPFSSPRQSHSAAAGLGLSPFSASNLMLAPKRSPVRLGGSPFRSPFSSPSPVKGLNSHTRTSPMTRQRRLILQSPVRSESLADQFSDLPHFLNIKEEQTDETGVVPFQRTNSFGFTPQDDVSSSPPFSSFYEDSVLQTTQPGFSGQRFQDINNTTPVRQGKRVKTEVTYGLDSSASKSLNYNLRSSPSSQGYGFNYKLRNSPSKSDSFGFKPHSPSKRQSLAQGRISVTHHAQLINELPPKDALRLVRARFKEVLDKATADAAVKEINLKTKLKSRAKKQVQYPEISQALSRPVSAAGGKDAQDTTTYTQIQPHRPAGKRRQEILPKPSPDWPRREPCKIAPKKRKR, encoded by the coding sequence ATGGACCCCAACAGCTATCAACCAGGTTTCCAGTATGGCCTCCAGCAGTTCAACTTGGCTCCCCCCAGCACAGCAACGGCACCCCCCATGCAGACCATGCACATGCCTGTGGGTGTTGGCAGCGAGGGAGAAGCGTCCTTCAATGATAGCGGATACTTCTCGTCACCTCCCAGGTCGCATTTCACCAACCTGACCAACCAGCTGCGGGGAACAAACCCAGCACAACAGACGGCAAGCCACGCCCGCAGGGCCAGTCCAACCAAACAGCATGGTACTGCGGTCAGCGACTTGATGGGAGCCCCTCGCCCAAGCTGGCAGGAAGATTTCCCTTCTGTAAGCGATGAATGGGACAAGAACTTCATCAACAACTTTGAGGAGAACCTCTTTGGCTTTGACGCGTCTGACCTCAACCACATGGTGGATGGTATCCTGGGCAGCCCGTACAAAAGTTCCATGGCGAGTCCTTTCAGCAGCCCTCGTCAGAGCCACAGCGCTGCAGCTGGCTTGGGTCTGAGTCCCTTCTCTGCCTCCAACCTGATGCTGGCGCCAAAGAGAAGCCCTGTGCGTCTGGGCGGCAGTCCTTTCCGGAGTCCCTTCTCCAGCCCCAGTCCTGTCAAGGGGTTGAATTCTCACACCAGAACCAGTCCTATGACCAGACAGCGACGGCTCATTCTACAGAGCCCTGTCCGGTCAGAAAGCCTGGCTGACCAGTTTTCTGACCTGCCCCATTTTCTGAACATCAAGGAAGAACAGACTGATGAAACAGGGGTTGTGCCCTTTCAGCGAACAAACTCATTCGGTTTCACTCCTCAAGATGACGTATCATCGTCTCCACCGTTCTCGTCTTTCTACGAAGACAGCGTGCTGCAGACTACCCAGCCTGGCTTTTCTGGGCAAAGGTTCCAAGACATAAACAATACCACACCTGTAAGACAAGGAAAAAGAGTCAAGACTGAGGTCACGTATGGCCTGGATAGTAGCGCAAGCAAAAGCTTAAACTACAACTTGCGTAGCAGTCCGTCTTCACAAGGCTATGGCTTCAACTACAAACTGCGCAACAGCCCTTCGAAGAGTGACAGCTTTGGCTTCAAACCACACAGCCCCTCCAAGAGACAATCCCTGGCCCAAGGCAGAATTTCTGTCACTCACCACGCACAGTTGATCAATGAGTTGCCCCCTAAGGATGCCCTGCGTTTGGTTCGCGCTCGCTTCAAAGAAGTTCTGGATAAGGCTACTGCTGATGCAGCTGTTAAGGAGATAAACTTGAAGACCAAACTGAAATCACGCGCAAAGAAGCAAGTACAGTACCCTGAAATATCACAGGCACTGTCAAGACCCGTGTCTGCAGCAGGTGGGAAAGATGCCCAAGACACCACTACCTACACGCAAATTCAGCCGCATCGACCAGCAGGCAAACGACGGCAGGAGATACTTCCAAAGCCCTCTCCTGACTGGCCGAGGAGAGAACCGTGCAAGATAGCCCCCAAAAAGCGCAAACGTTGA
- the LOC138964218 gene encoding uncharacterized protein translates to MGTALRKASKDGRLGGRGEGRLTKEKCQRLQNYFRSAILNNLEDQRAMEQAIWATFFHVTSTDEDPHHDRCPAGPASWCFFQRARAEGQPPPPHAGHNGTALSREVSHAVLPIYRRMTNPILLKRVAHGKTQNSNESLHNVMWGHCPKEVFVGKDRVEAATAEAVAKFNRGNFALAQVMDHMSLPITELIHSALANKDKVRVQKAERATDVAAVAARRARCAGRQRQLEQREDQEGEVYGAGLMGDGGE, encoded by the coding sequence ATGGGCACAGCTCTCCGCAAGGCATCAAAGGATGGAAGGCTTggtggaagaggggaggggcGACTAACCAAGGAAAAGTGTCAACGCTTGCAAAACTACTTCCGTAGCGCGATCCTCAACAACCTTGAAGATCAGCGAGCCATGGAGCAGGCGATCTGGGCCACTTTTTTCCATGTGACTTCAACTGACGAGGACCCTCACCACGACAGATGTCCAGCCGGGCCAGCCTCATggtgcttttttcaaagagccAGGGCAGAAGGgcaaccaccacctccacacGCAGGGCACAACGGCACCGCCTTGTCCAGGGAAGTCTCGCATGCTGTTCtgcccatctacaggagaatgACAAATCCCATTCTTCTCAAGCGCGTGGCCCATGGCAAGACCCAGAACAGCAACGAGTCTCTCCACAATGTCATGTGGGGACACTGCCCCAAAGAAGTCTTTGTTGGGAAAGACCGGGTGGAAGCAGCCACCGCTGAGGCTGTTGCAAAGTTCAACAGAGGCAACTTTGCACTGGCACAGGTCATGGACCACATGAGCTTGCCAATTACTGAGCTTATTCATTCTGCTTTGGCCAATAAAGACAAGGTGAGGGTCCAGAAGGCGGAGAGAGCAACAGATGTGGCCGCTGTAGCAGCTCGTAGGGCAAGATGTGCTGGTCGTCAACGTCAGCTGGAGCAGCGAGAAGACCAGGAGGGGGAGGTGTACGGTGCTGGACTGATGGGGGATGGAGGGGAATAA
- the LOC138964202 gene encoding uncharacterized protein, translating into MRTKVDKRRVRHDPPSVLAPASTARPPSSSLGDGGGSATSFHGDKRELSRDGDRLTVSISEAERLAAANHVVVALGPPVIVGPSRVTCDGRGEAGGGDHTSEVGKQFESVAVAGNAAVLEEKAIKKPPKKRRNNEKKVEMALDLSTTSTLKTASELHHPSLDLVMVPATVPAQLQQPPITPPTPSPQHQLTPPSPQHTPLHNTALLCRSPPNPAPLLQQTPPSSSEPVMMDTGGDHLEMNDMSDLAQLQPSVEMGSSVAQFGLHDVEAPHVQGTDMVLPSSHNLLSHVPSEAMQTLDAGNGEGEGCSATSTSLLQPPTWLLTPQEHSATGEGCGYEIMAASDQRTAVSGLQPLVQSDVSQSSPKKPSKAGAKSAAAKSKSAKKETKGSKSKSGKSKAQSESAGEVSSPSKSQSHPTDKHTAASTNGSENTGGVGTEGGGSAQSKSPSKAPSKPKAKTPAKKKPLADDENSAERIGKIEETINCVIARYVYNCEDISKLGALRKAAREADAKAEAEGIQNKSSGAVGAAADSKSIHQKASTAESHPGANLSVETTPPSSKAKKKPAAKKKKQSEQAAAENSVNGTVLAEEGATVTEEKPPEKKPKKSKKKKKSEDDAAKDVKDQDSTIKADEGGETKPESTTTGGDDSLPQPPPKKKKKASKKKAETKTEASETTATADSLPNGHMEATPSSEAPTPAKKKKAKPKAKKESKADVNVTADTPTQNGSEEAMEVAGSAVSAGNQTDGADAGKTPAKPKPKPKKAKKRKSDNPEDAQSTEKKGEGGENQSESNAEVKTEGESITPSPKKKKKKEVKEGESAEPKKKKSPSKSKKAKQSKTNSDSATTNETTLQQNGLPNSHNDSEGGEMVKSSENGEDEASTATKEEGTETKSTVEKRVKKTLDEVTCQDCGHKTRGQAALSRHMKKMHEKSVILPYPCPKRPECEYSASKVSLLARHMLTHRLYMCSRCQFTVDTKDQYEEHLQSEHNVKLDCKLCKKCNRYVKCDTLPMEEHLKVCQGPIPFACDVCGKQFKYESSLKVHHHTHFPDQPKLYHCSKCDYSSNYRANLHKHNLNMHVKRPKDIKCPLCDKLFSTEDNMRRHVKIHTQVRPHKCDKCEKAFKSQCALRGHLVSHEVARPYKCNIDNCQREFRTPKFLKSHQEEFHRLIPKKYHCSVQGCSFSFFKLSHLKRHEISHTGERNFHCDHPGCGKSFRHSDNLKVHLRQHTNERPINCPHCKFTCRQKSSLQWHIKKDHNQILPSSGSENNSNDEVKVVELPEGFKLPEGMKLPEGMKLPDGMELLPMTEGMEMVEIERVNVIIPAGEGEELPVTITELRPMDLYDFHSDNDSSDEATPGVFKRDKTKMASAAPLPPPPKELLLKNSVVDVLGEDGDKKVDEAAKPKKKKSPSKKAAKSKEPVSKEGEEGEKKEKENEAGTEAEDGKKKKKKKASPAKKASPEGKETKKKPGGAKSKKKKADKQENAEEEKENEGEKSEETKGERKADEEGEAAASETTIKAKPTGKTKKSPAKKKTPTKQAAKDTAKETTSEEVGAEEAVEEKEKPTKAKAPAKGKKSPKTRASPKKPSSPKGKPAKMATRKTPPRRAAAAKKGGKTAAKKSPAKKGAAKKKTTTKKKAPAKKKAPAKKGKAKEEEEEVVEEVVEEEEVAAAVEEKEEQVPAPEPKPKEVSTPRKRAQTTRRSRETRNSAAAMEDASSPLRPSSPVDSEEEEENMPQGAGSPYRESDAQDMSSPEPRDSPSPPATPAPMEEQPVSVPEYAMETPAPEEVEEEEAQVLETQVDAMSSDAEDLINDIPLTPPRAPAPPPQESSDEEMIPSPPTHMPTSAETSDTAAPSSVLTDQPGSQAPEFQQPHSHQDFPQPHSHQDFPQPHSHQDFPQPHSREEFQQPMSQQPPSVDYPQIHSREEIMQPHSMSREDYPQHHSREEYPQHHSREEYPQHHSREEYPQHHSREEYPQHHSREEYPQHHSREEYPQHHSREEILQQHSREELQPQGSVPEPMSEPVPSVRSEGLPEDVAMPHSVVQYDPVVPQPVPTSEAESAYQYLQGLAQAGETIAEPLAGEPSRLQALETLAEKPHEDSRGPMDLVKSPVGGAPTSVITSLSPTAINLSETSSHRRMEILANDRQVEQALLRDTPSALPRLPDGAYDAYSALNPLASAVRDNNQLFPAPPSTPGFMRLTESEAMLQRQRMTTPFLPPTAQPPERSLSSLQPPNPSALLRRPPTMTDSMFPSAPGMPQAMPRNPFPNTWAGQEVRSPHWPSQAPTYLQRPTNAPTTPFPFTKDNYLAGREFMFDPTVRPGVTDRNMFASLSGTQTQRDLTSEPPNPFQLDRFDLSTYFGSPYTGASGLDYSRTACGTTPKTLDERYRQTAASMTEFRPLPPTTSTDMFSGIGMGVNSLGSASFNLDKYAMYPRDSMYHAAAQQLSDNTNSAFLTHATPTQSMFDREYTHRSLYTHQNPAYPLFNDRQYPSAAKLTGHPTTAAAMSQERDFMARPTANENQMQDPYRCGMLYNVRYPFE; encoded by the exons ATGCGCACTAAAGTCGACAAACGCCGGGTGCGGCACGACCCACCCAGCGTTCTTGCTCCTGCCTCTACTGCCCGACCCCCATCTTCCTCGCTTGGGGATGGAGGGGGATCAGCCACCTCCTTTCATGGTGACAAGCGAGAGTTGTCGCGCGACGGTGATCGTCTGACCGTATCCATCAGCGAAGCGGAACGACTGGCGGCTGCCAACCATGTGGTGGTGGCCCTTGGTCCACCGGTCATCGTGGGACCCTCCAGGGTGACCTGTGATGGGAGGGGGGAGGCAGGGGGTGGTGATCATACCTCCGAAGTGGGGAAACAGTTTGAGTCTGTGGCAGTTGCCGGCAACGCTGCCGTCCTTGAAGAGAAAGCCATCAAGAAGCCGCCCAAGAAGCGCCGGAACAATGAGAAAAAGGTGGAAATGGCTCTGGATCTGTCCACCACTTCCACACTCAAAACAGCTTCTGAATTACATCATCCGTCGTTGGATTTGGTGATGGTTCCCGCCACAGTCCCTGCACAACTACAGCAGCCCCCCATCACACCACCAACACCATCCCCCCAGCACCAACTGACACCCCCATCACCACAGCACACGCCTCTGCACAACACAGCACTTCTCTGTCGCTCACCCCCCAACCCCGCCCCCCTCCTGCAGCAGACTCCGCCCTCCTCGTCAGAGCCTGTGATGATGGACACGGGCGGGGACCACCTTGAGATGAACGACATGAGTGACCTCGCTCAGCTGCAGCCCTCCGTGGAGATGGGGTCTTCTGTAGCCCAGTTTGGCCTGCATGACGTTGAGGCACCTCACGTGCAAGGCACGGACATGGTGCTACCCTCCTCCCACAACCTTCTGTCACACGTACCGTCTGAAGCAATGCAAACTCTGGACGCTGGGAAcggggaaggggaggggtgcTCAGCGACGTCCACCTCCCTCCTGCAGCCACCTACATGGCTGCTGACCCCTCAGGAACACTCGGCCACGGGGGAGGGCTGTGGGTACGAAATCATGGCAGCATCCGATCAGAGAACAGCAGTGTCAGGCTTGCAGCCTTTGGTGCAGTCTGATGTGTCCCAGTCTTCTCCCAAGAAACCCAGCAAAGCAGGGGCGAAAAGCGCTGCAGCTAAGAGCAAAAGTGCCAAAAAGGAAACAAAGGGGAGTAAGAGCAAATCTGGGAAGAGCAAAGCTCAAAGTGAAAGTGCTGGTGAGGTAAGCTCCCCTTCCAAGTCCCAGTCCCACCCtacagacaagcacacagcaGCTTCCACTAATGGCAGTGAAAACACTGGTGGAGTAggtacagagggaggggggtcaGCGCAGAGCAAGTCTCCTTCCAAGGCGCCCTCCAAACCCAAAGCAAAGACCCCTGCCAAGAAGAAGCCTTTAGCGGATGACGAGAATAGTGCAGAGAGAATTGGGAAAATCGAGGAAACCATCAACTGTGTCATTGCTCGGTATGTGTACAactgtgaagacatttcaaaactgGGTGCATTGCGGAAAGCTGCCAGAGAGGCAGACGCAAAAGCCGAAGCAGAAGGCATCCAAAACAAAAGCTCAGGTGCTGTAGGGGCAGCAGCGGACTCAAAAAGTATTCATCAAAAAGCCTCAACAGCAGAATCTCATCCCGGTGCAAACCTTAGTGTAGAGACCACACCTCCATCTTCAAAAGCGAAGAAAAAACCTGCagcaaagaagaagaagcaatcAGAACAAGCAGCTGCAGAAAACAGTGTCAACGGAACTGTTCTAGCAGAAGAGGGAGCCACCGTAACAGAAGAGAAGCCCCCAGAGAAAAAGCCGAAGAaaagcaagaagaagaaaaagagtgaAGATGATGCTGCAAAAGATGTTAAAGACCAAGACAGTACAATCAAAGCGGATGAAGGGGGAGAAACTAAACCAGAATCAACCACAACAGGGGGAGATGACTCTCTACCTCAACCACCtcccaaaaagaagaagaaagccagCAAGAAAAAGGCGGAAACTAAGACAGAAGCTTcagaaacaacagcaacagcagatTCATTGCCTAATGGACACATGGAAGCCACACCTTCATCAGAAGCTCCCACACcggcaaagaaaaagaaagccaaGCCTAAAGCTAAGAAGGAGAGTAAAGCAGATGTCAATGTGACAGCAGATACACCTACTCAAAATGGTTCTGAAGAAGCTATGGAGGTGGCAGGTAGTGCAGTTAGTGCAGGCAATCAGACGGATGGAGCTGATGCAGGGAAAACGCCTGCAAAACCCAAACCCAAACCCAAGAAGGCCAAGAAACGCAAATCTGACAATCCAGAAGACGCCCAATCAACAGAGAAAAAAGGTGAGGGTGGTGAAAATCAGAGTGAGTCAAACGCTGAGGTAAAAACTGAGGGAGAATCCATTACACCGTccccgaagaagaagaaaaagaaggaagtgAAAGAAGGGGAAAGTGCAGagccaaagaaaaagaaatcccCATCGAAAAGCAAAAAAGCTAAGCAATCTAAAACAAACTCggacagtgcaacaacaaacGAAACAACCTTGCAGCAAAACGGTCTTCCAAACTCGCATAATGACAGTGAGGGTGGAGAAATGGTGAAATCCTCAGAAAACGGTGAAGATGAAGCAAGCACGGCCACAAAAGAAGAAGGAACGGAAACCAAATCAACGGTGGAGAAGAGGGTAAAAAAGACGCTCGACGAAGTGACGTGCCAGGACTGCGGGCACAAAACGCGCGGGCAGGCAGCGCTCAGCAGGCACATGAAGAAGATGCATGAGAAATCGGTGATCCTGCCTTACCCTTGCCCCAAGCGGCCAGAGTGCGAGTACAGCGCGAGCAAGGTGAGCCTGCTGGCTCGCCATATGCTGACCCACCGGCTGTACATGTGCTCACGCTGCCAGTTCacggtggacaccaaggaccaGTACGAGGAGCACCTGCAGTCGGAGCACAACGTCAAGCTGGACTGCAAGCTGTGCAAGAAGTGTAACCGCTACGTCAAGTGCGACACCCTCCCCATGGAGGAGCACCTCAAGGTCTGCCAGGGACCCATCCCCTTCGCCTGCGACGTCTGCGGCAAGCAGTTCAAGTATGAGTCTTCGCTCAAG GTCCACCACCACACTCACTTCCCGGACCAGCCCAAGCTGTACCACTGCTCGAAGTGTGACTACTCCTCCAACTACCGTGCCAACCTGCACAAGCACAACCTCAACATGCACGTCAAGCGGCCCAAGGACATCAAGTGTCCGCTGTGTGACAAGCTCTTCTCCACCGAGGACAACATGCGACGCCACGTCAAGATTCACACGCAGGTGCGACCCCACAAGTGCGACAAGTGCGAGAAGGCGTTCAAGTCCCAGTGCGCCCTGCGAGGTCACCTGGTGAGCCACGAGGTGGCGCGTCCCTACAAGTGCAATATAGACAACTGTCAGCGCGAGTTTCGGACTCCCAAGTTCCTCAAGAGTCACCAAGAGGAGTTCCATCGCCTGATCCCCAAGAAGTACCACTGCTCCGTGCAAGGGTGCAGCTTCTCCTTCTTCAAGCTCAGCCACCTCAAACGCCATGAGATCTCACACACAG GGGAGAGAAACTTCCACTGTGACCACCCAGGGTGCGGGAAGTCGTTCCGCCACTCGGACAACCTCAAGGTCCACCTGCGACAGCACACTAACGAGCGGCCCATCAACTGCCCGCACTGCAAGTTCACCTGCCGCCAGAAGTCCTCACTCCAGTGGCACATCAAGAAGGACCACAACCAGATCCTCCCCTCCAGCGGGTCGGAGAACAACTCCAACGACGAGGTGAAGGTTGTGGAGCTCCCCGAGGGCTTCAAACTCCCGGAAGGAATGAAGCTTCCGGAAGGGATGAAGCTCCCGGATGGCATGGAGCTCCTCCCCATGACGGAGGGTATGGAGATGGTGGAGATTGAGAGAGTCAACGTCATCATCCCGGCTGGCGAAGGGGAGGAGCTTCCAGTGACCATCACGGAACTCCGCCCCATGGATCTCTACGACTTCCACTCGGACAACGACTCTAGCGACGAAGCCACGCCTGGTGTGTTCAAGCGGGACAAAACCAAGATGGCCAGCGCTGCCCCTCTGCCCCCTCCTCCCAAGGAACTGCTGTTGAAGAACTCCGTGGTGGACGTTCTGGGAGAGGATGGGGATAAGAAGGTGGACGAAGCAGCCAAACCCAAAAAGAAGAAATCCCCCAGCAAAAAGGCAGCCAAGTCAAAAGAACCTGTGTCCAAGGAAGGCGAAGAAGGAGAgaaaaaggagaaagaaaacGAAGCAGGTACAGAAGCTGAAGatgggaagaaaaagaaaaagaagaaagccTCACCTGCCAAGAAGGCCAGCCCTGAAGGTAAGGAGACCAAGAAAAAACCCGGCGGCGCAAAGTCTAAAAAGAAGAAGGCAGACAAGCAAGAGAatgctgaagaagagaaagaaaacgAAGGAGAGAAGAGTGAAGAAACCAAAGGGGAGAGAAAAGCAGACGAAGAAGGAGAAGCAGCAGCATCGGAAACCACCATAAAAGCGAAGCCTACAGGTAAGACCAAGAAATCCCCTGCCAAGAAGAAGACTCCGACTAAACAGGCAGCTAAAGACACAGCAAAGGAAACCACAAGCGAGGAAGTAGGCGCAGAAGAAGCAGTGGAGGAAAAAGAGAAACCCACTAAAGCCAAGGCACCAGCCAAAGGAAAGAAAAGTCCCAAAACCCGCGCCAGTCCCAAGAAACCAAGCAGTCCCAAAGGCAAACCAGCCAAAATGGCAACGAGAAAAACGCCACCAAGGAGAGCTGCAGCTGCTAAGAAAGGGGGCAAGACTGCTGCCAAGAAGTCTCCCGCCAAAAAGGGTGCTGCCAAGAAGAAAACTACGACCAAGAAGAAGGCGCCTGCGAAGAAGAAGGCGCCTGCAAAGAAAGGCAAAGctaaggaggaggaggaagaggtagTGGAAGAGGtagtggaagaagaagaagttgcagCAGCAGTAGAAGAAAAGGAAGAGCAAGTTCCGGCACCTGAACCCAAACCCAAGGAGGTGAGCACACCACGGAAACGTGCTCAAACAACACGGCGATCCAGAGAAACACGCAACTCTGCAGCTGCAATGGAAGATGCCAGTTCACCGCTGAGACCCAGCTCTCCTGTTGAttcggaagaagaagaagagaacatGCCCCAGGGAGCAGGCAGTCCATATCGTGAGTCAGACGCCCAGGACATGAGTTCTCCAGAACCCAGGGACTCCCCCAGCCCTCCTGCCACTCCTGCCCCTATGGAAGAGCAGCCTGTGTCAGTACCTGAGTATGCGATGGAAACTCCAGCCCCAGAAGAGgtggaagaggaagaagccCAGGTCCTGGAGACTCAGGTGGATGCCATGTCGTCCGACGCAGAAGACCTCATCAACGACATCCCTCTCACCCCTCCCCGTGCGCCAGCACCACCGCCCCAAGAAAGCTCGGACGAGGAGATGATTCcatccccacccacccacatgCCTACGTCAGCAGAGACATCAGACACTGCGGCGCCAAGCTCGGTTCTCACGGACCAGCCAGGGTCCCAGGCGCCAGAGTTCCAGCAGCCTCACTCGCACCAAGACTTCCCGCAGCCTCACTCCCATCAGGACTTCCCACAGCCGCACTCCCATCAGGACTTCCCACAGCCGCACTCCCGCGAGGAATTCCAGCAACCTATGTCCCAGCAGCCTCCGTCTGTGGACTACCCCCAGATTCATTCTAGGGAAGAGATCATGCAGCCCCACTCCATGTCTAGAGAGGACTACCCTCAGCATCATTCTAGGGAAGAGTATCCCCAACATCATTCTAGGGAGGAGTACCCTCAGCATCATTCTAGAGAGGAGTATCCACAACACCACTCTAGGGAAGAATATCCACAGCATCATTCGAGAGAGGAGTACCCACAACACCATTCTAGAGAAGAGTACCCCCAGCATCACTCTCGAGAAGAAATCCTGCAGCAGCACTCTCGAGAGGAGCTCCAGCCCCAAGGGTCTGTCCCGGAGCCCATGTCAGAGCCAGTTCCGTCTGTACGATCTGAAGGACTCCCAGAGGATGTTGCCATGCCCCACTCAGTGGTGCAGTACGACCCTGTGGTCCCCCAGCCTGTGCCTACCAGCGAGGCAGAAAGTGCCTACCAGTACCTCCAGGGATTGGCACAGGCCGGAGAGACGATAGCCGAGCCTTTAGCCGGAGAGCCGAGTCGCTTGCAGGCGCTGGAGACGCTAGCAGAAAAGCCCCACGAGGACAGCCGAGGACCCATGGACTTGGTGAAGTCTCCAGTAGGAGGCGCTCCCACGAGCGTTATCACGAGTTTGTCCCCGACTGCTATTAACTTGTCAGAGACGTCTTCACATCGCCGGATGGAGATCCTGGCCAATGACCGCCAGGTGGAGCAGGCCTTGCTCCGTGACACCCCATCGGCTTTGCCTCGACTTCCTGACGGAGCGTATGATGCGTACTCTGCCCTCAACCCCCTGGCCAGTGCTGTGCGAGACAACAACCAGCTGTTCCCAGCCCCTCCTTCCACGCCTGGCTTCATGCGCTTGACGGAGAGCGAGGCCATGCTTCAGCGACAGCGCATGACCACGcccttcctccctcccaccGCCCAGCCCCCGGAGCGCAGCTTATCCTCCCTGCAGCCACCCAACCCCAGCGCGTTGCTACGGCGACCGCCCACGATGACGGACAGTATGTTCCCTTCGGCGCCTGGAATGCCTCAGGCCATGCCGCGAAACCCCTTCCCCAACACGTGGGCCGGTCAGGAAGTGCGTTCCCCTCACTGGCCGTCGCAGGCCCCCACCTACCTCCAGCGTCCCACTAACGCCCCCACCACCCCCTTCCCCTTCACCAAGGACAATTACTTGGCCGGCCGGGAGTTCATGTTCGACCCTACGGTGCGGCCTGGTGTGACAGACCGCAACATGTTCGCCTCCCTGTCCGGTACGCAGACTCAGCGTGACCTGACCTCGGAACCGCCCAACCCCTTCCAGCTTGACCGCTTTGATCTCAGCACCTACTTTGGCAGTCCCTACACGGGCGCGTCGGGTCTGGACTACAGCCGCACGGCTTGTGGTACCACCCCCAAGACTCTGGATGAGCGCTACCGCCAGACGGCAGCGTCCATGACGGAGTTCCGTCCCCTGCCCCCCACCACCTCCACAGACATGTTCAGTGGCATCGGGATGGGGGTCAACTCCCTCGGCAGTGCCAGTTTCAACTTGGACAAGTACGCCATGTACCCGCGTGACTCTATGTATCACGCTGCAGCGCAACAGCTTTCTGACAATACAAACAGCGCGTTTTTGACGCACGCAACGCCCACACAGTCCATGTTCGACAGGGAGTACACTCACCGCAGCCTCTACACGCACCAAAACCCTGCCTACCCGCTGTTCAACGATCGGCAGTATCCTTCCGCCGCCAAGTTGACGGGGCATCCGACTACGGCCGCTGCCATGAGCCAGGAGCGAGACTTTATGGCGCGGCCGACAGCCAATGAAAATCAGATGCAGGACCCATACAGGTGTGGGATGCTGTACAATGTCAGGTATCCCTTTGAGTGA